The DNA segment CAAAGAAATTACTTAATCAAATTAGTTTATTTTCTGGTGTTGAATTTAATATTGAACCCAGCCAAGGTTTAAGTGGAACTTGTGATTTTCTGATTAGTCGTTCTTCTGAGTTTTTATTAATTAATGCGCCAGTAATTATTATTGTGGAGGCAAAGAAGGAAAATATTAAAGCGGGGTTAGGGCAATGTATAGCAGAAATGTATGCAGCTAAATTATTTAATGAACGCGAAGGAAATGAAATTACAGAAATTTATGGTGTAGTGACTACAGGAGAGATTTGGAAGTTTTTAAAGTTATCAGGGGAACGGGTACAGATTGATTTGGCTGAGTATTTTTTAAATGATGTGAATAAGATTTTGGGAATTTTAGCGAGTGGGGTAAAGTGATTGTAGATTTGCCCGATTTCCCAGTGCGATCGCGTTGGCGTAGCTCCAGATATTCTAACTTTAAAAAGCACTGTTGGTAGAGTGCGCTCTACCAACGCCTGTTATGAGTTTAAACCAGGAGCGGTTTGTCAACTCTTTTGGGAAACAACGATCGCTTCTGCTATATACAGATTAGGTGTAAATTCCTCTTTTTGTTTATGGTTGAACCTGTCGAAAAAAAAATGCAAATCCCATTAAACCCATTAAAAGTACTACGACAAAAATTCCCCCACTATAGTTACGAAAATACAATTTCATCAAATTTATAATATTTTCGGGTTTCTTTATAATCGGTGACTCCAATGGCGAATCTTTTGGGATTTCAGAAGGAGACTTTGATTTGATGATGTATGGTTTTATCGGCTTTATTTTTAAGCGATTACCTTCACTTATATCTATCTCCAAATCCAAATACTCTTGGGGCACAACAGTAACATCAGAGGTACGCTTCCAGAAATTACTGTAAACTGACACCAGACGCTTGTGAGCCTTTTCCAGGGATTCTTCTGTTAACACAATATCCGAGTTTGGTTCCCTTAAAACAATTCCTTCTATCAAATAAATTACTCTGCCAACTTTGTCTTTGAGTATGTCATTTGACTCTATACCAATGTCTTTGTTAGTCCCTTTGACAACTCGAAAAACTAAGGTGATGTCTCCCACTTTAGAGTTATGAATCTCACGATAGATTGCAGAGCCTTGTTCGGTCAGAGCTTCCTGATCTGCTGTGGCTGCCTTAAGTAGGCCAGAGATTTTAGCTTCACAGATAAAATTGGGAGCTGCAACTGTTCTATAATCAAGATGCTGATTACAACTCACTAAAAATGGCCAAGCGTTGATGTTCATAAAGTCCTCCCTATGGTTGATCGGATAGATCCGACTCTGGGTATTTACTTTTGAGGGATTCCTGAAGTGCCTGAAATTTCTTAATCATCAGATCAAGGGCTATTTCTTGGGTTTCCTTTTCCTCAATAGACTTAGTTTTTTTATCTTTACTTTCTTTGAGTTCCTGCTCTGCTTTTGTTTCCTTTTCCATCGTTTTATGCAAGATGACGTTAATACCTCTTTTGATTATTTTATCAATGACCGGCGTATTCGGATTGACTACAAATATTTCGCGGAATGCCACTGTTGATATTGCCCCAAAACGAGCCGCTCTATCCCACCAGTTATATTTGGGATTGGCTTTGATTTCATCTCTAATTATCCTGAGCATATCCCGATCTTTTATGAGTTCATTTATTTGAGAATAAACCAGATCGCGATCTATGAAAGCCAGTGGCATCTCAACGTTAAAAGGCTCCGGCGATCTATTATTAATAAATTTTTTCATTTCCATATCTCCGTTTGCAAGAAGCACGGGACAAGCAAAGCCCTTTCCAACTGAACTCACGGGAATTAATCGAACTGGACAATAACTGTTATTTTTGTCTTTAACTAACTTTTGAAAATTTGGAATTTCTAGCAATTTATGGCGTATTTTACCCAGATTAAACTGATTTTCGAGTATATCCCATTTACTGATCGCAAAATGAATTGGTCCGCGATGCTTCTGCATATAGCTAAGCATATTAGCTAAATCTTTTGTTCGCCAAGCATTTAATTCTTTTTGGTTACGACCTAGCATCAAATCGTTAATTTTCATACCATCTAAAAGCCCCAAAAGTACATCAGCTTGAGTAAGTTTTTGAGCAAAGGTTTCTGGCTCTTCCGACTCTTCCCTATATTGCCCTATCTCTGTTGTGTTAAGCCCATCATAATCTAGATAGCTAAACCGACAAGCTGGATATTCGTCACGACCATTTTCTGCCTTAACATAACAGGTGAAAATCCATTCGGTAATACCCCGTGTCCCTGGAAGCCACTCTTCCCCAGTTGCAACTTCCGTGTAGTAATTATGAAGTCTCTTTTGGTTTTCTGAAGCTTCATCCTCATCTTTGCCTTCAACCTGAAGACGGAAGCCGTACTCGCCCATTATTGATAAATAGTGGTACATACTTGCCAAGAACACGGTCTTACCGGAGCCCCGTGGCCCTAACATAATAATTTTGAATGTATACACATTTATCTCCAGTTAGAGCTTAAATATTTCAGAATTATTATACCACAAGGAATAGATTGTGTTAAGGCTCCCTCTCTTCCCTGCCATTCAAAAAAGCTTGCCATGAACATTTTTCTAAAGAAAGTGTCAATTTTTACATTACCTTTTTTTTGCAAGAAGTCTATTGATTTTCCGATCTAGACCAAACTTTTATATAAAATGTGGCAAGATAAATGGTCTTAGTAATTGATAGAGCAGAGCAAGGATAAAGGGGACAACGATCGGGATGGCCACTATCAGCCCCCATTTGCCAAACCGAACCTCTTGATTATTGGATTTGAGGAGTGCAATCACAGCAGCAGATCCCATTAATACCCATAGACAACCGAAGGCAATGAAAATAATATATGGCGAGTCTTGCATTTTTATTCCTCTAAATTCTCTAGTAGTCTATTTTTAGGTTAGCACGACCCCCTTTGTACAGTTGACTTGCTTTAGTTAACAGGACTTACGCAAAAACTAAGGTTTTACCTCCCGACCCCCAGATTTGGGGGCTAGGGGGGCGATCGCGTAAGTCCTAGTTAAATTATTGCGATCGCGCTGTTGAAACGGGTCACAGGTTTTGCAAATAGCTCTATTTTGGTTAACAACACACGCGATCGCATACGATCGAACGAGGAGCAAGTCTTACTTCCGCCATTCCCCCGTGGGCTGCGTCAGTGATAAACTGCTTGTCGAGGGCACTCATCTGGCTGCGGCTTGATGACGGTGCAGATTGTTCAATTCGGTTTGTCTGCGCTATGGCTGAGTACCCCAAAGTACCGAATAATCCCGCTGCTACAAGTGCTGTGGTTAATGTTAGTCGTTTAAACATTGCTGACTCCGTTGGCTTTTCATGTGACTACTTTAATGGTGAACTGCTGGTGATCGAGTTCCTCTGTCTTGAGGTCAGTAAATTAATCCTATTTAAGACAAACAAATGACAATCCAAGGTATCTACGAAGTATGTGTTGGTTGCCGCGAACCAATCTCCCTCATTCAATATTGGGAGCAATTTGGTTATCGCATCGGTCAAATTGGTGAATTATCCCCAGAATCAGCAAACAAATTGTACGGAGTCAATTCCTCTTTGCATTCCATTCGCCTCTACCACCAAGATGCGGATCATGGTCTTATCCGTCTAATGGTTTGGGGAAACCCTACCAATGATGGATTGAAAATGTCATTAATGAAGGCCAAAGGAAACCGCTGGGCAACTGCATTAACTGCTGATGTCTTGAATATTCTCAACCATGCCGAAGAAGCAGAAAAAGCAGGTTTACCAGTCAAATATATCTATCCTCAATGGGATGTCATCTACAACAAAGAGAGAAAAATGCGTCCTTTTGCAGAGCCTGCTATCGGTGTGCGGGAAATGGTGCTGCTTCAACCTTTAACACGACAATTTTTCTTTCAAAGATTCAATTATAATGTGCCTAATTACGGAAAGATTAATGAGATATCACATTTCAAAACGAGCCAGATAACCCACATGGGAATAGTGATTCAAGATGACAGCAGAGAAACGTTTCGTTTTTATGAAGAAACGCTGGGTTTGCTGCGCGTGCGAAATGAGGAAGAAACAACCTATGAAAGTTCGGAAACAGCAAGACAGATTTTCGATCTTCAGCCAAATGAAAGATTTTCAGTAACAACATTTGACGATCCGCGTTCGTCAAAGTCAGATTGGCGAGCGGTTCGATCGGGCCGACTTTATATTGTTCGATTTCCAGAATCTATAAAGATAGAAAATTGTTTGGAAAAGGCACAACCGGGATGTTTGGGAATGTCTCTGTATACCT comes from the Argonema galeatum A003/A1 genome and includes:
- a CDS encoding VOC family protein produces the protein MTIQGIYEVCVGCREPISLIQYWEQFGYRIGQIGELSPESANKLYGVNSSLHSIRLYHQDADHGLIRLMVWGNPTNDGLKMSLMKAKGNRWATALTADVLNILNHAEEAEKAGLPVKYIYPQWDVIYNKERKMRPFAEPAIGVREMVLLQPLTRQFFFQRFNYNVPNYGKINEISHFKTSQITHMGIVIQDDSRETFRFYEETLGLLRVRNEEETTYESSETARQIFDLQPNERFSVTTFDDPRSSKSDWRAVRSGRLYIVRFPESIKIENCLEKAQPGCLGMSLYTYRVTEIEEYLQRVKASSAQNLTEIAYNEFGEQSFSFVAPDGYFWTLISHLQKRM